In a single window of the Cucumis melo cultivar AY chromosome 11, USDA_Cmelo_AY_1.0, whole genome shotgun sequence genome:
- the LOC103498375 gene encoding L-type lectin-domain containing receptor kinase IX.1 yields the protein MATSSNAFPISNHLLFILFLLSFLTPTIDSISFKIDRFKTNESNTLYQGDAIPSVGAIELNNVDYLCRVGWVIYKDIVPIWDSKTGQTTDFTTHFTFLIDTRNAQNYGHGIAFFLAPIGFQIPPNSAGGFLGLYNTTNSDSTINQIVHVEFDSFSNQEWDPPFEHVGINVNSIASSNYTRWNASLHSGDIADVWISYNSSTKNLSVRWKYQNGSNSFENSTLSYQIDLMKVLPQWATIGLSAATGMYVERHTLFSWEFNSTLDINQVSEDNGNKVDVIVGVTVSIGVSILVAIVAFVVLWILKQKKRKSEEEKAEEVNLTSINDDLERGAGPRRFSHKLLAIATNNFSKERKLGQGGFGAVYRGYIPEIDLPVAVKKISRGSRQGRKEYITEVKIISRLRHRNLVQLIGWCHDKGEFLLVYEFMPNGSLDTHLFGKRPPLVWSVRYKIALGIASALLYLHEEGEQCVVHRDIKSSNVMLDSNFNVKLGDFGLARLMDHELGAQTTGLVGTLGYLAPEYISTGRASKESDVFSFGVVALEIATGKMSRNSMEMESHKGLVEWVWDLHGNGKLLMGMDEKLVESGYEQKQVECLMLVGLWSAYPDPNLRPSIRQVIQVLNFETTMPNLPSKMPIAVYHPPSTSMSSNEPIITTSLDVGR from the coding sequence ATGGCTACTTCCTCCAATGCCTTTCCAATATCAAATCATCTCCTTTTCATTCTCTTCCTTCTTTCCTTCCTTACTCCCACCATTGACtcaatttctttcaaaatagATAGATTCAAAACCAATGAAAGTAATACACTTTATCAAGGAGATGCAATTCCATCAGTTGGAGCAATTGAATTGAACAATGTTGATTATCTTTGTAGAGTTGGTTGGGTTATTTATAAAGACATTGTTCCTATTTGGGACTCCAAAACAGGACAAACCACCGATTTCACAACCCATTTCACCTTCTTAATTGATACTCGAAATGCTCAAAACTATGGCCATGGAATAGCTTTTTTTCTAGCTCCAATTGGATTCCAAATCCCTCCAAATTCAGCTGGTGGCTTTCTTGGCCTTTACAACACAACAAACAGTGATTCAACCATCAACCAAATTGTTCATGTTGAATTTGATTCTTTCTCTAATCAAGAATGGGATCCTCCATTTGAACATGTGGGTATAAATGTTAACTCCATTGCTTCTTCTAATTACACTCGTTGGAATGCTAGTTTACATAGTGGAGATATTGCTGATGTGTGGATCTCTTACAATTCAAGTACCAAAAACTTGAGTGTTCGGTGGAAATATCAAAATGGGTCAAATTCTTTTGAGAATTCAACTCTAAGTTATCAAATTGATCTGATGAAGGTTCTTCCTCAATGGGCTACAATAGGACTTTCAGCTGCAACTGGCATGTATGTAGAGAGACATACATTATTTTCATGGGAATTCAATTCCACCTTGGATATAAATCAAGTAAGtgaagataatgggaataaagttGATGTAATTGTGGGTGTGACTGTTTCAATTGGAGTTTCAATTCTCGTGGCAATTGTAGCCTTTGTAGTACTTTGGATattgaaacaaaagaaaagaaaatcagaGGAAGAAAAGGCCGAAGAGGTCAACTTGACATCCATTAATGATGATTTGGAAAGAGGGGCCGGACCTAGAAGGTTTTCTCATAAGCTTCTTGCCATAGCTACCAACAACTTCTCCAAAGAAAGGAAGCTTGGTCAAGGAGGATTTGGAGCAGTGTACAGAGGGTATATACCAGAAATAGATTTGCCAGTGGCCGTGAAGAAAATCTCGAGGGGTTCAAGACAGGGGAGAAAAGAGTATATAACTGAGGTAAAGATCATTAGTCGGCTTCGTCATCGAAATTTGGTGCAACTCATTGGTTGGTGTCACGATAAAGGTGAGTTCTTGTTGGTTTATGAATTCATGCCTAATGGTAGTCTTGATACTCATCTTTTTGGCAAGAGACCCCCTCTTGTTTGGAGTGTGAGATACAAGATTGCTTTAGGTATAGCCTCTGCTTTGCTATATCTTCATGAGGAAGGAGAACAGTGTGTGGTTCATAGAGATATTAAATCTAGTAATGTCATGTTAGATTCAAACTTCAACGTCAAGCTTGGAGATTTTGGATTAGCTCGACTAATGGACCATGAGTTGGGGGCTCAAACAACTGGGTTGGTTGGAACTTTAGGGTACTTAGCTCCTGAATATATAAGTACAGGTAGAGCTAGTAAAGAGTCAGATGTGTTTAGTTTTGGAGTTGTTGCTTTGGAGATTGCAACGGGAAAAATGTCGAGAAACTCCATGGAAATGGAATCTCACAAGGGCTTGGTAGAATGGGTTTGGGATCTTCACGGGAATGGAAAGCTTTTAATGGGAATGGATGAGAAATTGGTGGAATCTGGTTATGAGCAAAAACAGGTAGAGTGTTTAATGCTCGTTGGACTTTGGAGTGCTTATCCAGATCCTAATCTAAGACCTTCAATAAGACAAGTGATACAAGTTCTTAATTTTGAAACAACAATGCCAAACCTTCCAAGTAAAATGCCTATTGCTGTGTATCATCCTCCTTCCACATCAATGAGCTCAAATGAACCAATAATTACTACAAGTCTTGATGTGGGTCGCTGA